A stretch of Cyanobacterium sp. HL-69 DNA encodes these proteins:
- a CDS encoding Sulfotransferase gives MSLPNFLVIGAAKAGTTSLYYYLKQHPEIFLPFQKELKFFAFEGETFGNAINNIEDYKEQFRDTKAETAIGEISPVYLCLASKSAPKIKHYLPDVKLIAILRNPVERAYSHFLFRASKSLNAEPLQDFKQAIMEEERRLKEGYSYHFMYKNTGYYYQHLKHYFDLFPKEQIKIYLYEDFTQNTNLVLQDIFRFLNVNDNFLPDTSVKKNVTQGIREVPKNKTIHQILSNKSSIKTSLKSFIPSHLRSSLLQTIKKLNTQTLDKNITLPISLEFKETLKQSYRDDILLLQDLIDKDLSHWL, from the coding sequence ATGAGTTTACCTAATTTTTTAGTCATTGGTGCCGCAAAGGCAGGAACTACATCTCTATACTACTATTTAAAGCAACATCCTGAAATTTTTCTACCATTTCAAAAAGAATTGAAGTTTTTTGCTTTTGAAGGAGAGACATTTGGGAATGCAATTAATAACATTGAGGATTACAAAGAACAATTTAGAGATACTAAAGCAGAAACTGCCATAGGGGAAATTTCTCCTGTATATCTATGTTTAGCGTCTAAATCTGCCCCAAAAATAAAACACTATCTCCCAGATGTAAAATTAATTGCTATTCTCAGAAATCCTGTGGAAAGGGCATATTCTCACTTTCTCTTTCGAGCTAGTAAAAGTTTAAATGCAGAGCCTTTACAGGACTTTAAACAAGCAATAATGGAAGAAGAAAGACGCTTAAAAGAAGGATATAGTTATCATTTTATGTACAAAAATACTGGATATTATTATCAACATTTAAAACATTATTTTGACTTATTCCCCAAAGAGCAAATAAAAATATATTTATATGAAGACTTTACACAGAATACAAACTTAGTATTACAAGATATATTTAGATTCTTAAATGTTAACGATAATTTTCTTCCAGACACGTCAGTCAAAAAAAATGTTACTCAAGGTATTAGAGAAGTTCCTAAAAATAAAACTATTCACCAAATATTATCAAATAAGTCTTCTATCAAGACTAGTTTAAAATCTTTCATCCCTTCCCATTTGCGTTCTAGCCTATTGCAAACTATTAAAAAATTAAACACACAAACATTGGATAAAAATATCACCTTACCCATATCTTTAGAATTTAAGGAAACACTTAAACAGAGTTATCGTGACGATATTTTATTGCTTCAAGATTTAATTGATAAAGATTTATCTCACTGGCTTTAG
- a CDS encoding sulfotransferase → MPTHKEPDFLALEGEKLEYPGPKGTFVMKNRVTDIDSYQKLFDPVTTQRAIGEASTLYIYSEKAVQRIKHYIPDVKLIAILRNPVERAFSHYLYWTSQGYEPDTDYNFAQAIKEEENRIKNGWSHNWHYIQRGFYYQQLTRYFDIFDTSQIRVYLYEDIITKPELVTKDIFNFLNIADDVAINFQKIHNKTEVPKNRTVNTLFNRSNPIKSIVKPFIPNFLRTKIANKVKEHNTGKPILSTQIRQKLIDLYQEDILQLENLITRDLSNWLKT, encoded by the coding sequence ATGCCAACCCATAAAGAGCCTGATTTTTTGGCCCTAGAAGGAGAAAAATTAGAATATCCAGGCCCTAAAGGCACTTTTGTAATGAAAAATAGAGTCACTGATATTGATAGTTATCAAAAATTATTTGACCCTGTAACCACCCAAAGGGCGATTGGAGAAGCCTCAACACTATACATCTACAGCGAAAAAGCTGTTCAAAGAATCAAGCATTATATTCCTGATGTTAAACTAATAGCCATCCTGAGAAACCCAGTGGAAAGAGCATTTTCCCATTACTTATACTGGACTTCTCAAGGATATGAACCTGACACTGACTATAATTTTGCTCAGGCAATTAAGGAAGAAGAAAATAGAATAAAGAATGGTTGGAGTCATAACTGGCATTACATACAAAGAGGTTTTTACTATCAACAATTAACTAGATACTTTGATATATTTGACACATCTCAAATAAGAGTTTATTTGTACGAAGATATAATTACTAAACCAGAATTAGTTACTAAAGATATTTTTAATTTTTTAAACATTGCAGATGATGTTGCAATTAATTTTCAGAAAATTCATAATAAAACAGAAGTGCCAAAAAACAGAACTGTTAATACTCTTTTTAATCGCTCTAATCCTATAAAATCAATTGTAAAACCTTTTATCCCAAACTTTTTGAGAACTAAAATTGCGAATAAGGTCAAAGAACATAATACTGGCAAACCTATTCTTTCCACTCAAATTAGACAAAAACTTATAGACTTATATCAAGAAGATATTTTACAACTCGAAAATTTAATTACTCGAGACTTATCCAATTGGTTAAAAACATAA
- a CDS encoding IS4 family transposase, whose translation MNKYSRIEKFREDSYSMLVKSKDATFELMDSIMTMEKVGSVAQLSLSPFFRRQWHSTYEAIEDCRLNSNKLMKRCIQEIPPLEYILLGIDHTPWAFRDSPTMKDRTYQYSNSSSNSSVIGQGYSTIAWLPPLNEKGSWALPLRHERITSFENPLGKGTWQLRQVCRKLPENKPKLVVLDCEYGNGKFIKQTADIEISKLIRVRSNLCLYGNPPPYSGRGRPKKHGAKLKLNQCDHFPHAHEILEMEDSSLGTIRMSKWEELHFYNAPSQKLTLFKIERLKPKKTGALHRPLWLIWVGEQFLSSSNIWIQYSRRFGVDHWYRFAKQRLHWTLPRFRTPESCQRWSNLIVNITWQLWLSKDLVKEYHLPWQKPQQNLTPGRVAQSMISLLMDIGSPTLSPKSRGKSHGWPKGRKRNKAKVYPTVKKRLSKTKKRPKK comes from the coding sequence ATGAACAAATATAGCAGAATAGAAAAGTTCCGTGAAGATAGTTACTCAATGTTGGTCAAAAGTAAAGATGCAACTTTTGAGTTGATGGACAGTATAATGACCATGGAAAAAGTAGGAAGTGTAGCTCAACTATCCCTATCTCCATTTTTTCGGCGTCAATGGCATAGTACCTATGAAGCCATAGAAGATTGTCGGCTAAATAGTAACAAATTGATGAAAAGATGTATTCAAGAAATACCACCATTAGAATACATATTACTGGGTATAGACCACACTCCGTGGGCATTTAGAGATAGCCCCACCATGAAAGATAGAACTTATCAATACTCTAATTCATCGAGCAATTCATCGGTCATAGGACAAGGATATAGCACTATCGCTTGGTTACCACCATTGAATGAGAAAGGAAGTTGGGCATTACCTTTAAGACACGAAAGAATCACATCCTTTGAAAATCCTCTGGGTAAAGGGACATGGCAACTAAGGCAAGTGTGTAGAAAATTGCCAGAAAATAAACCGAAATTAGTAGTGTTGGATTGTGAGTATGGCAATGGCAAATTTATTAAGCAAACCGCAGATATTGAAATCAGTAAGTTGATTAGAGTACGTTCGAATCTATGTCTATATGGTAATCCTCCACCCTATAGCGGGAGAGGCAGACCGAAAAAACATGGGGCAAAGTTGAAATTAAATCAATGTGACCATTTTCCCCATGCCCATGAAATATTGGAAATGGAAGATTCATCCCTAGGAACAATACGTATGAGTAAATGGGAAGAACTTCATTTCTACAATGCCCCTTCACAAAAGCTAACTCTGTTTAAAATTGAACGATTAAAGCCGAAAAAAACTGGTGCTTTACATCGCCCACTGTGGTTAATCTGGGTGGGAGAGCAATTTTTATCTTCTTCCAATATTTGGATTCAATATAGCCGACGATTTGGTGTTGACCACTGGTATCGTTTCGCCAAACAAAGGTTACATTGGACTTTACCTCGTTTTCGCACTCCTGAGAGTTGTCAAAGGTGGAGCAATTTAATTGTCAATATCACTTGGCAGCTATGGTTATCCAAGGATTTAGTCAAAGAATATCATCTGCCATGGCAAAAACCTCAACAGAATTTAACCCCTGGAAGAGTTGCTCAGTCTATGATTTCATTATTGATGGATATTGGCAGTCCTACTCTTTCTCCTAAAAGTCGGGGAAAATCTCATGGGTGGCCTAAAGGGCGAAAAAGAAACAAAGCTAAAGTTTATCCTACGGTTAAAAAGCGTTTATCTAAGACTAAAAAAAGACCAAAAAAATAA
- the chlP gene encoding geranylgeranyl reductase ChlP — protein MTIRVAVVGGGPSGSSAAEILAKAGIETYLFERKLDNAKPCGGAIPLCMVDEFDLPPEIIDRRVRKMKMISPSNIEVNIGQTLKDNEYIGMCRREVLDGFMRDRAAELGANLINGTVYQLDIPDNDTSPYTLHYADHSNGSAQGEMKTLKVDLVIGADGANSRIAKAIDAGDYNYAIAFQERIKLPEDKMAYYDELAEMYVGNDVSPDFYAWVFPKYDHVAVGTGTMKVNQSMIKDLQAGIRQRAAKRLEGGEIIKVEAHPIPEHPRPRRVVGRVALVGDAAGTVTKSSGEGIYFAAKSARMCAEVIVETSNNGQRVPTEADLKTYLKRWDKQYGTTYLVLDILQRVFYRSDATREAFVEMCADIDVQKITFDSYLYKTVVPANPLTQLKITAKTIGSLLRGNALAP, from the coding sequence GTGACAATTCGGGTAGCAGTAGTAGGCGGCGGACCTTCTGGATCCTCAGCAGCTGAAATTTTGGCAAAAGCGGGTATTGAAACCTATTTGTTTGAAAGAAAACTAGATAACGCTAAACCTTGTGGCGGTGCTATTCCTCTATGTATGGTGGATGAGTTTGATTTACCTCCCGAAATCATTGACCGTCGGGTTCGTAAAATGAAGATGATTTCTCCTTCCAATATTGAGGTGAATATCGGTCAAACTCTCAAGGATAATGAGTACATTGGGATGTGTCGCCGTGAGGTTTTAGATGGTTTTATGCGCGATCGCGCCGCTGAACTAGGGGCGAACCTCATCAATGGTACGGTATATCAATTAGACATTCCCGATAATGATACTAGCCCTTATACCCTTCACTATGCAGACCATTCCAATGGTAGCGCCCAAGGGGAAATGAAAACCCTTAAAGTTGACCTCGTAATCGGTGCCGATGGAGCCAATTCTCGTATCGCAAAAGCCATTGATGCTGGGGATTATAACTATGCGATCGCCTTTCAGGAAAGAATCAAACTCCCTGAAGACAAAATGGCATACTATGATGAATTAGCCGAAATGTATGTGGGTAACGATGTATCTCCCGACTTTTATGCTTGGGTATTTCCTAAATATGATCACGTTGCCGTCGGTACAGGTACCATGAAAGTCAACCAATCCATGATTAAAGACTTACAAGCCGGTATCCGTCAGAGAGCAGCCAAACGCCTTGAGGGGGGAGAAATCATCAAAGTAGAAGCTCACCCCATTCCCGAACATCCTCGCCCCCGTCGTGTAGTGGGCAGAGTAGCCCTTGTGGGTGATGCAGCGGGTACCGTTACCAAATCCTCTGGAGAAGGTATCTACTTCGCCGCAAAAAGTGCCAGAATGTGTGCTGAGGTGATTGTAGAAACCAGCAATAATGGTCAAAGAGTACCCACCGAAGCGGATTTAAAAACTTACCTCAAACGTTGGGATAAACAATACGGTACTACCTATTTAGTATTAGACATCTTACAAAGAGTTTTCTATCGTAGTGATGCTACCCGTGAGGCTTTTGTGGAAATGTGTGCTGACATCGATGTACAAAAAATCACCTTCGATAGCTACCTCTACAAAACCGTAGTACCTGCAAATCCTTTAACTCAGCTTAAAATTACAGCTAAAACCATTGGTAGTCTTCTACGGGGAAATGCGCTCGCACCATAG
- the terD-2 gene encoding tellurium resistance protein TerD, translating to MSISLEKGQRISLTKVAPSLVAGFIGLGWDVNTTDTGGDFDLDASVFLLGSNEKIVSDKHFIFYNNLVSPDSDQSVKLLGDNRTGDGDGDDEGLIVDLRKVPPEVEKIVVTVTIYEADKRKQNFGQVNNAYIRLVDVQTKEEILRYDLSEDFSVETAVIMAQLYKQEGEWRINAVGSGFQGGLQALLNLYT from the coding sequence ATGAGTATTTCACTGGAAAAAGGACAAAGAATTTCATTAACCAAAGTAGCACCGAGCTTAGTAGCTGGTTTTATTGGACTAGGTTGGGATGTAAATACCACCGATACGGGGGGAGATTTTGACCTAGACGCCTCAGTTTTCCTTCTTGGGAGTAATGAAAAAATTGTTTCCGATAAACATTTTATTTTTTACAATAACCTAGTTAGTCCCGATTCTGATCAGTCTGTCAAACTTTTAGGAGACAACCGTACTGGGGATGGAGATGGAGATGATGAAGGATTGATTGTGGACTTGAGAAAAGTACCTCCAGAGGTGGAAAAAATTGTCGTCACCGTCACCATATACGAAGCCGATAAAAGAAAACAAAACTTTGGTCAGGTGAATAATGCCTATATTCGTCTAGTAGATGTCCAAACCAAGGAAGAAATATTACGCTACGATTTGAGCGAAGATTTCTCTGTGGAAACCGCAGTTATCATGGCTCAATTGTATAAACAAGAAGGCGAATGGCGTATTAATGCCGTGGGGTCTGGTTTTCAGGGCGGTTTACAAGCCTTATTAAATCTATACACTTAA
- the lpxD gene encoding UDP-3-O-[3-hydroxymyristoyl] glucosamine N-acyltransferase LpxD, with translation MKFSDIISQLSPESHSLNQNPELNPEIVTITPIQGAIAHSISYIEGDKFAKMVATTPASALILPCDQTLQENATNRGIAWLSSSYPRLTFAQTIELFYQPHRPEAKIHPKAVIADEVIMGKNVAIGANAVIGEGVTLGDDVVIHPNVVVYPNCVVGDRTELHSNCSINERTQIGADCVIQSGAVIGAEGFGFVPVPQGWYKMPQSGYVILEDGVEIGCNSTVDRPAVGTTTIGKNTKLDNLVHIGHNCQIGENCAFAGQVGLAGGVTVGNRVILGGQVGIANQAVIGDGAIASAQTGISSNVKSGETVSGTPSMPHKLYLKVAGMYKYLPDMYKFYKELKRNNQN, from the coding sequence ATGAAATTTAGTGATATTATTAGTCAATTATCCCCCGAAAGTCACAGTTTAAACCAAAATCCTGAACTTAATCCTGAAATTGTTACTATTACTCCTATTCAAGGGGCGATCGCCCATAGCATAAGCTATATTGAAGGGGATAAATTTGCAAAGATGGTAGCTACCACCCCGGCATCAGCCCTTATTCTACCATGTGATCAAACTTTACAAGAAAACGCAACGAACAGGGGGATCGCTTGGTTATCATCTTCCTATCCTCGTCTTACTTTTGCCCAAACCATTGAGCTTTTTTATCAACCCCACAGGCCAGAAGCCAAAATTCACCCGAAAGCAGTAATTGCTGATGAGGTAATCATGGGGAAAAATGTCGCTATCGGAGCTAATGCGGTTATTGGCGAAGGAGTAACCCTAGGAGATGATGTGGTAATTCATCCTAATGTTGTGGTTTATCCTAATTGTGTTGTAGGCGATCGCACCGAGCTTCATAGTAATTGTAGTATTAATGAAAGAACCCAAATTGGAGCAGACTGCGTTATTCAAAGCGGAGCAGTCATTGGAGCGGAGGGATTTGGCTTTGTTCCCGTACCCCAAGGATGGTACAAAATGCCACAATCAGGATACGTAATCTTAGAAGACGGTGTGGAAATTGGTTGTAATAGTACAGTAGATCGTCCTGCGGTGGGAACGACAACCATAGGCAAAAATACTAAACTCGATAATTTGGTGCATATTGGTCATAATTGTCAAATAGGTGAAAACTGTGCCTTTGCCGGGCAAGTGGGTTTAGCTGGTGGAGTTACAGTGGGTAATAGAGTCATCTTAGGAGGGCAGGTGGGTATCGCTAATCAGGCGGTCATTGGTGATGGAGCGATCGCCTCTGCCCAGACAGGAATTTCTAGCAACGTAAAATCAGGAGAAACCGTCTCAGGCACCCCCTCGATGCCCCACAAACTCTATTTAAAAGTAGCAGGGATGTATAAATATCTTCCCGATATGTATAAATTCTATAAAGAATTAAAAAGAAACAATCAGAATTAG
- the bfd gene encoding bacterioferritin-associated ferredoxin Bfd: MYVCICNAVTEKDIHKAVKQGVSSIDQLSEQTSVSLRCGSCQSRACKVLEMALANPSVR; the protein is encoded by the coding sequence ATGTACGTTTGTATTTGTAATGCCGTTACAGAGAAAGATATTCACAAAGCAGTGAAACAAGGCGTATCTTCTATTGATCAATTATCTGAGCAAACTTCCGTATCCCTTCGTTGTGGTAGTTGTCAATCTCGTGCTTGTAAAGTCTTGGAAATGGCTCTGGCTAACCCTTCTGTCCGTTAA
- the dcm4 gene encoding DNA (cytosine-5)-methyltransferase 1 Dcm4 has translation MILHSQLSIINSPLKKRPIAIDLFAGCGGMSLGLEASGFDIVATVEIDPIHALIHHLNFPYTKTICQDISKLDTAVLKNILLEKDLDLVAGGPPCQGFSLMGKRQWDDPRNSLVFEYVRVIKDLQPKYFIFENVPGMLAGKHQQFLQELMEEFDNIGYDIAPPKVMDASVFGAPQRRKRLILLGSRKDVTPLDYPVETGEFNNVKGAIADLNSIPAFIGINQGIEAEKLDYSGFRKNFSLQPQGIYKFCHQRQRDNLVYNHLGSNHTEKSKKRFESLSQGDIDKISRFLKLSPTGLCNTLRAGTGRDKGSHTAPRPIHYEKPRCITVREAARLHTFPDWFLFHETIWHGFREIGNAVIPMFAKALGDEVIKNLEVDTKELDYPKKLKTPAIDLMKYNMSQACEYWSVSNEIIPKRKRLIVND, from the coding sequence ATGATCCTTCATTCTCAATTATCAATTATCAATTCTCCATTAAAGAAAAGACCCATTGCCATTGATTTATTTGCAGGATGCGGTGGGATGTCTTTGGGTTTAGAAGCATCGGGATTTGACATTGTTGCTACGGTGGAAATTGATCCTATTCATGCTCTTATTCATCATCTTAATTTTCCCTACACTAAAACCATTTGCCAAGATATTAGTAAATTAGATACTGCTGTTTTAAAAAATATTCTCCTCGAAAAAGATCTCGATTTGGTGGCAGGGGGGCCTCCTTGTCAGGGATTTTCTCTGATGGGAAAACGTCAATGGGATGATCCTAGAAATTCTCTGGTTTTTGAATATGTAAGAGTAATTAAAGATTTACAACCTAAATATTTTATTTTTGAAAATGTGCCTGGAATGTTGGCAGGAAAACATCAGCAATTTTTGCAGGAGTTGATGGAGGAGTTTGATAATATTGGTTATGATATAGCCCCACCGAAGGTTATGGATGCCAGTGTTTTTGGGGCACCACAAAGGCGAAAACGATTAATTTTGTTAGGGAGTCGAAAAGATGTTACTCCCCTTGATTATCCTGTGGAAACGGGGGAATTTAATAATGTGAAAGGGGCGATCGCAGATCTAAACTCTATTCCTGCTTTTATAGGTATTAATCAAGGTATTGAAGCTGAAAAGTTAGACTATTCAGGATTTAGAAAAAATTTTAGTTTACAACCTCAAGGGATATATAAGTTTTGTCATCAAAGACAAAGGGATAATCTTGTCTATAATCATTTGGGATCAAACCATACAGAAAAATCTAAAAAACGCTTTGAATCATTATCTCAAGGAGATATAGACAAAATAAGTCGCTTTCTTAAACTTTCTCCCACAGGTTTATGTAATACCCTCAGAGCAGGTACAGGAAGAGATAAAGGCTCTCATACTGCTCCGCGCCCTATTCATTATGAAAAACCTCGCTGTATCACTGTCAGGGAAGCTGCAAGATTACATACTTTTCCTGATTGGTTTTTATTTCACGAGACAATTTGGCATGGTTTTAGGGAAATTGGTAACGCTGTTATTCCTATGTTTGCCAAAGCCTTGGGGGATGAAGTTATTAAAAATTTAGAAGTAGATACCAAAGAATTAGACTACCCAAAAAAACTAAAAACACCAGCCATAGATTTGATGAAATATAATATGAGTCAAGCCTGTGAATATTGGTCAGTATCTAACGAGATAATTCCCAAAAGAAAAAGGTTGATAGTCAATGATTGA
- the psaB gene encoding photosystem I P700 chlorophyll a apoprotein A2 PsaB: MPGLILIGSGQEQKNKIEQRQNTNVDPHCVTGDFLEKAMATKFPKFSQDLAQDPTTRRIWYGIATAHDFETHDGMTEENLYQKIFASHFGHLAIIFLWTSGTVFHVAWQGNFEQWIKDPLNVRPIAHAIWDPHFGQGAIDAFSQAGSSSPVNVAYSGVYHWFYTIGMTTNQDLYSGAVGLLILSAVFLFAGWLHLQPKFRPSLSWFKNAESRLNHHLAGLFGVSSLAWTGHLVHVAIPESRGIHVGWDNFLSVKPHPAGLAPFFTGNWGVYAQNPDTASHAFGTANGAGTAILTFLGGFHPQTESLWLTDIAHHHLAIAVIFIIAGHMYRTNWGIGHSIKDILAAHNPPSGRLGAGHRGLYDTINNSLHFQLGLALASLGVVTSLVAQHMYSLPSYAFIAKDYTTQAALYTHHQYIAGFLMVGAFAHGAIFFIRDYDPEANKDNVLARMLEHKEAIISHLSWVSLFLGFHTLGLYVHNDVVVAFGTPEKQILIEPVFAQFVQAASGKALYGFDALLANPESIASTSSAVWLPGWLDAINSGTNSLFLSIGPGDFLVHHAIALGLHTTTLILVKGALDARGSKLMPDKKDFGYSFPCDGPGRGGTCDISAWDAFYLAMFWMLNTLGWLTFYWHWKHLGVWTGNVAQFNENSTYLMGWFRDYLWANSAQLINGYNPYGVNNLSVWAWMFLFGHLVWATGFMFLISWRGYWQELIETIVWAHERTPLANLVRWKDKPVALSIVQARLVGLAHFTIGYILTYAAFLIASTAGKFG, translated from the coding sequence TTGCCCGGACTTATCCTCATAGGCTCTGGGCAAGAGCAAAAAAACAAAATTGAGCAACGACAAAATACAAACGTTGACCCTCATTGTGTAACAGGAGACTTCCTAGAAAAAGCTATGGCAACTAAATTTCCCAAATTTAGCCAAGATTTAGCCCAAGATCCAACTACAAGGCGGATATGGTACGGAATAGCTACCGCTCATGACTTTGAAACCCATGACGGTATGACCGAAGAGAACCTTTATCAAAAGATTTTTGCTTCTCACTTCGGTCATTTGGCGATTATCTTTCTTTGGACTTCCGGTACCGTATTCCATGTAGCATGGCAAGGCAATTTTGAGCAATGGATCAAAGATCCTTTAAACGTACGTCCCATCGCCCATGCGATTTGGGATCCTCATTTCGGTCAAGGTGCGATCGATGCTTTCTCTCAAGCTGGTTCATCTAGCCCCGTAAACGTGGCTTACTCTGGTGTTTATCACTGGTTTTATACCATTGGTATGACCACCAACCAAGACTTATATAGCGGTGCGGTAGGTCTTTTAATCCTCTCTGCTGTGTTCTTGTTTGCTGGTTGGTTGCACTTACAACCTAAGTTCCGTCCTAGCCTCTCTTGGTTCAAAAATGCTGAATCTCGCCTCAACCACCACTTAGCTGGTTTGTTCGGTGTGAGTTCTTTAGCATGGACTGGTCACTTGGTTCACGTAGCAATCCCTGAATCCCGTGGTATTCATGTAGGTTGGGACAACTTCTTGAGTGTAAAACCTCACCCTGCTGGGTTAGCTCCTTTCTTTACTGGAAACTGGGGTGTTTATGCTCAAAACCCTGACACTGCTAGTCATGCCTTCGGAACTGCTAATGGAGCTGGAACTGCAATCCTTACTTTCTTAGGTGGTTTCCATCCCCAAACTGAGTCTTTATGGTTGACTGATATTGCACACCATCACTTGGCGATCGCCGTTATCTTCATTATTGCTGGTCATATGTACCGCACTAACTGGGGAATCGGTCACAGCATCAAAGACATCTTAGCGGCTCACAATCCTCCTTCTGGAAGATTAGGCGCAGGACATAGAGGTTTATACGACACCATCAACAACTCTTTACACTTCCAGTTAGGTTTAGCCCTAGCTTCTTTGGGAGTTGTAACATCCTTGGTGGCTCAACATATGTACTCTCTACCTTCCTATGCTTTCATCGCTAAGGACTACACCACTCAGGCGGCCCTTTACACCCACCACCAGTACATTGCTGGATTCTTAATGGTTGGTGCATTTGCCCACGGTGCGATCTTCTTTATTCGTGATTATGATCCCGAAGCTAACAAAGATAACGTTTTAGCCCGTATGCTAGAACATAAAGAGGCGATTATTTCTCACCTCAGCTGGGTATCCCTCTTCTTAGGTTTCCACACCCTCGGACTTTATGTTCATAACGATGTAGTGGTTGCTTTCGGTACTCCCGAAAAACAAATCCTCATCGAGCCTGTATTCGCTCAATTTGTACAAGCTGCTTCTGGTAAAGCTCTCTATGGTTTTGATGCCTTACTTGCTAACCCTGAAAGTATTGCTTCTACTTCTAGCGCAGTATGGTTACCTGGTTGGTTAGATGCCATCAACAGTGGTACTAACTCCTTATTCCTCAGCATCGGTCCTGGTGACTTCTTAGTACACCATGCGATCGCCCTTGGTTTACATACCACTACCTTAATATTGGTAAAAGGTGCTTTAGATGCTCGTGGTTCTAAACTAATGCCCGACAAAAAAGACTTCGGTTATTCCTTCCCTTGTGATGGTCCTGGCCGTGGAGGTACTTGCGACATCTCCGCGTGGGATGCCTTCTACCTCGCTATGTTCTGGATGTTAAACACCCTCGGTTGGTTAACCTTCTACTGGCATTGGAAACACCTCGGTGTATGGACTGGCAACGTTGCCCAGTTTAACGAAAACTCTACCTACCTCATGGGTTGGTTCAGAGATTATCTATGGGCGAACTCCGCTCAGTTAATCAACGGTTATAACCCCTATGGTGTTAATAACCTCTCCGTCTGGGCTTGGATGTTCCTCTTCGGACACCTCGTTTGGGCAACTGGTTTCATGTTCCTAATCTCTTGGCGTGGATACTGGCAAGAGTTGATCGAAACCATCGTATGGGCACACGAGCGTACTCCTCTAGCTAACTTAGTTCGCTGGAAAGACAAGCCCGTTGCATTGTCCATCGTACAAGCTCGTTTGGTTGGTTTAGCCCACTTCACCATTGGCTACATCCTCACCTACGCAGCCTTCTTGATTGCTTCTACGGCTGGTAAGTTCGGTTAA